A region from the Sandaracinus amylolyticus genome encodes:
- a CDS encoding NAD-dependent epimerase/dehydratase family protein, producing the protein MTSEPRFEGKALITGASGFIGGRVRDALLARGVDVVAIRRKGSPAAKKGRSVEAEYDDVAGLERVMREEKPDYVLHVAGATKGVTYEDFRRANVVPTKNLLEALLRAHPGVKRFVHVSSLTAYGPSTAERALVESDARKPIEFYGESKREAEEAVESVGDRLPWTILRPGGVYGPGDVDYFELFKEVSRGRNVFFGNRKRWFSAIYVDDFVSATLAASAHPGAIGKGFFVCDNTPITWERFQGAIVEAAGKRVMTLDLPEMLVSVAAFGGELATKVDGKPRLFNRQKAKMGAQEAWTCKSDAIRSATGWRHEHPVERGVREALEWYRREGWIR; encoded by the coding sequence ATGACGAGCGAGCCGCGGTTCGAGGGCAAGGCGCTGATCACCGGCGCGAGCGGGTTCATCGGTGGACGTGTGCGCGACGCGCTGCTCGCGCGCGGCGTCGACGTGGTCGCGATCCGTCGCAAGGGATCACCCGCGGCGAAGAAGGGCCGCTCGGTCGAGGCCGAGTACGACGACGTCGCGGGGCTCGAGCGCGTGATGCGCGAAGAGAAGCCCGACTACGTGCTGCACGTCGCGGGCGCGACGAAGGGCGTGACGTACGAGGACTTCCGCCGCGCGAACGTGGTGCCGACGAAGAACCTGCTCGAGGCGCTGCTGCGCGCGCACCCGGGCGTGAAGCGCTTCGTGCACGTCTCGTCGCTCACCGCGTACGGCCCGTCGACGGCCGAGCGCGCGCTCGTCGAGAGCGACGCGCGCAAGCCGATCGAGTTCTACGGCGAGAGCAAGCGCGAGGCGGAAGAAGCGGTGGAGTCGGTCGGTGATCGACTGCCGTGGACGATCCTGCGACCGGGCGGCGTGTACGGCCCCGGAGACGTCGACTACTTCGAGCTCTTCAAGGAGGTCAGCCGCGGTCGCAACGTGTTCTTCGGGAACCGCAAGCGCTGGTTCTCCGCGATCTACGTCGACGACTTCGTGAGCGCGACGCTCGCCGCGTCGGCGCATCCGGGCGCGATCGGCAAGGGCTTCTTCGTCTGCGACAACACGCCGATCACGTGGGAGCGCTTCCAGGGCGCGATCGTCGAGGCCGCGGGCAAGCGCGTGATGACGCTCGATCTGCCCGAGATGCTCGTGTCGGTCGCGGCGTTCGGCGGCGAGCTCGCGACGAAGGTCGACGGCAAGCCGCGCCTCTTCAACCGCCAGAAGGCGAAGATGGGCGCGCAGGAAGCGTGGACCTGCAAGAGCGACGCGATCCGCAGCGCGACCGGATGGAGGCACGAGCACCCCGTCGAGCGAGGCGTTCGCGAGGCGCTCGAGTGGTACCGCCGCGAGGGCTGGATCCGCTGA
- a CDS encoding DUF6733 family protein, with amino-acid sequence MVCRWFPSFFLFLSLIVASSSPASAQDEPVATEPTTEPTRVEATSAPETTTPETTTSDTTLAPAERTPVDANAPAVVTVAPPLPRLVRPHAFEGEAIIDTFWGFHVHGRGAIALHEMVDFTVHATLYTSPRLGGASSRTVDVLWVETGIGARAVLLDGALWAGGEIGLMHGALLSDSSEAIPLDGIAVRPYVDARVPLIDHVVGIDGLAQFTVFAPLRQGSGETRTLFHTIARVGAYLFDIVALGPYWEHLFVETAGGNLHPATWLGGYVEARLDFGLVVGAAAGVDLTPDEGLDDGEFYRAWLGWRL; translated from the coding sequence ATGGTCTGTCGCTGGTTCCCTTCCTTCTTCCTGTTCCTCTCTCTGATCGTCGCGTCCTCGAGCCCAGCTTCCGCGCAGGACGAGCCCGTCGCGACCGAGCCCACCACCGAGCCGACGCGGGTCGAGGCGACGTCCGCGCCCGAGACGACGACGCCCGAGACGACGACGTCCGACACGACGCTCGCGCCGGCGGAGCGAACCCCCGTCGACGCGAACGCGCCGGCGGTCGTCACGGTGGCGCCGCCGCTTCCGCGCCTGGTCCGGCCGCACGCGTTCGAGGGCGAGGCGATCATCGACACGTTCTGGGGCTTCCACGTGCACGGCCGCGGCGCGATCGCGCTGCACGAGATGGTCGACTTCACCGTCCACGCGACGCTCTACACGAGCCCGCGGCTCGGCGGCGCGAGCAGCCGCACCGTCGACGTCCTCTGGGTCGAGACCGGCATCGGCGCGCGCGCGGTGCTGCTCGACGGCGCGCTCTGGGCCGGCGGCGAGATCGGCCTGATGCACGGCGCGCTGCTCTCCGACAGCTCGGAGGCGATCCCGCTCGACGGCATCGCGGTGCGTCCGTACGTCGACGCGCGCGTGCCGCTGATCGATCACGTCGTGGGCATCGACGGGCTCGCGCAGTTCACGGTGTTCGCGCCGCTGCGTCAGGGCTCCGGAGAGACGCGCACGCTCTTCCACACCATCGCGCGCGTGGGCGCGTACCTCTTCGACATCGTCGCGCTCGGGCCCTACTGGGAGCACCTCTTCGTCGAGACCGCGGGAGGCAACCTGCATCCCGCGACGTGGCTCGGCGGGTACGTCGAGGCGCGCCTCGACTTCGGTCTCGTCGTGGGCGCCGCCGCGGGCGTGGATCTCACGCCCGACGAAGGGCTCGACGACGGGGAGTTCTATCGCGCCTGGCTCGGCTGGCGTCTGTGA
- a CDS encoding cytochrome P450, with protein sequence MFRGAFPALGHLPALASDPLGLDRIAEREVGPLYWTDTGFGRWQLRCLSPESFDLFKNVQTSSDYVGETLPDLFGRSVITLDGKPHRHARSVMGPAFTPGGLSAARVGSLFADVIERHVHEWIDRGVITTLASTRELVLALILRMLGVPERDLDVWRRDYEDHMLLALGVPLDLPGTPRRRGLTAKARLDERIGALVREARAGSDTTVLAQLSRAKDEHGEPLADAELLDNLRLLILAGHETTATVIAWLIAYLAESPSLLERLQSEATDVPRAPGDLRAFRFAEALFREVLRLQPPVARDARRAVVDLEIAGRRVPAGSIVAISIELLSRSPRTYEDPDSFVPERWMGKTAPPTALELVQFGAGPHFCLGYHVAWLEVVQTSVILARALRARGARLALDGRFPRVRHLPLRHPDASSRVRFVRG encoded by the coding sequence GTGTTCCGCGGTGCGTTCCCGGCGCTCGGTCATCTGCCCGCGCTCGCGAGCGATCCCCTCGGGCTCGATCGCATCGCGGAGCGCGAGGTCGGCCCGCTCTACTGGACCGACACCGGGTTCGGCCGGTGGCAGCTCCGCTGCCTCTCGCCCGAGTCGTTCGACCTCTTCAAGAACGTGCAGACGAGCTCCGACTACGTCGGCGAGACGCTGCCCGATCTCTTCGGGCGCAGCGTCATCACGCTCGACGGCAAGCCGCACCGCCACGCGCGCTCGGTGATGGGCCCCGCGTTCACGCCGGGCGGGCTCTCCGCGGCGCGGGTGGGCTCGCTCTTCGCCGACGTCATCGAGCGTCACGTGCACGAGTGGATCGATCGCGGCGTGATCACGACGCTCGCGTCGACGCGTGAGCTCGTGCTCGCGCTCATCCTGCGCATGCTCGGCGTGCCGGAGCGCGACCTCGACGTGTGGAGGCGCGACTACGAGGACCACATGCTCCTCGCGCTCGGCGTCCCGCTCGACCTCCCGGGCACGCCGCGCCGACGTGGGCTCACGGCGAAGGCGCGTCTCGACGAGCGCATCGGCGCGTTGGTGCGCGAGGCGCGCGCCGGGAGCGACACCACGGTTCTCGCCCAGCTCTCGCGCGCGAAGGACGAGCACGGCGAGCCGCTCGCCGATGCCGAGCTCCTCGACAACTTGCGCCTGCTGATCCTCGCCGGGCACGAGACGACCGCGACGGTGATCGCGTGGCTCATCGCGTACCTCGCGGAGTCTCCTTCGTTGCTCGAGCGGCTGCAGAGCGAGGCGACCGACGTGCCGCGCGCGCCGGGCGATCTCCGCGCGTTCCGCTTCGCCGAGGCGCTCTTCCGCGAGGTGCTCCGCTTGCAGCCGCCGGTGGCGCGCGACGCGCGTCGCGCGGTCGTCGATCTCGAGATCGCGGGACGACGGGTGCCGGCCGGGAGCATCGTCGCGATCTCGATCGAGCTCCTCTCGCGCAGCCCGCGCACCTACGAGGATCCCGACTCGTTCGTGCCCGAGCGCTGGATGGGCAAGACGGCGCCGCCGACCGCGCTCGAGCTCGTGCAGTTCGGCGCGGGCCCGCACTTCTGCCTCGGGTACCACGTCGCGTGGCTCGAGGTCGTGCAGACGTCCGTGATCCTCGCGCGTGCGCTCCGTGCGCGCGGCGCGCGCCTCGCGCTCGACGGACGTTTTCCGCGCGTCCGACACCTGCCGCTGCGTCACCCCGACGCGTCGTCGCGTGTGCGCTTCGTGCGTGGATGA
- a CDS encoding thrombospondin type 3 repeat-containing protein, whose protein sequence is MIPETRKYLLSLGALVIGACSNSGVPDSQLVRLELVGPNDTDVIVLAHANDGSYLETLTADPDGIVRWQPPEETATVTVLSRFTGGGVSLSTFVDVPRGALLPIDLGIGAAEATVRLPGTLEGAESYTAGLGECAEATTDDPTEPLQVTPCGIGDDGVYSLVAVARDAEGAPIGYSVLRGLEGDADATFPAWSTDLESVPLTLTGFDEGDLYFSIRAYPHAPDTFQILAASESFGAADAPAAIAAIPGLGASYRSSISWRVGPFATRITRAASVVAPTLDAVSFDAAAFPDAPEIDANVTDVERPTVSWTTSDDPDVDSVAATFSFAAGDTGITWRVLMPPDRRSAQLPELPDALAIFRPNATATGVTVRLQQTDDVDGYVASLLARDVGATRSTAIRAAVSFPDRDMDGNPDAIDACRDSPDDEEGDPCDHDEDDDGVLDVDDDCPYDAGTTGALGCPDRDGDDVFDGHDACPDEPGTVELHGCPDGDDDGVPDRADACPAEPGPIDSSGCPDTDGDGLPDMADACPAEPGPPPLGGCPDSDGDGIRDADDPCPHGGEPPTCGA, encoded by the coding sequence GTGATTCCAGAAACACGGAAATATCTTCTTTCGCTCGGCGCCCTGGTGATCGGCGCGTGCAGCAACTCCGGCGTCCCCGACTCGCAGCTCGTCCGCCTCGAGCTCGTCGGCCCGAACGACACCGACGTGATCGTGCTCGCGCACGCGAACGACGGCTCGTACCTCGAGACGCTCACCGCCGACCCCGACGGCATCGTTCGCTGGCAGCCTCCCGAGGAGACCGCGACCGTCACGGTGCTCTCGCGCTTCACCGGCGGCGGTGTCTCGCTGAGCACGTTCGTCGACGTGCCGCGCGGCGCGCTGCTGCCGATCGACCTGGGGATCGGCGCCGCCGAGGCGACCGTCCGACTGCCGGGCACGCTCGAAGGCGCGGAGTCGTACACGGCGGGGCTCGGCGAGTGCGCCGAGGCCACCACCGACGATCCCACCGAGCCGCTCCAGGTCACGCCGTGCGGCATCGGCGACGACGGCGTGTACAGCCTCGTCGCGGTCGCGCGCGACGCCGAGGGCGCGCCGATCGGCTACTCGGTGCTCCGCGGGCTCGAAGGCGACGCCGACGCGACGTTCCCTGCGTGGAGCACGGACCTCGAGAGCGTGCCGCTCACGCTGACCGGCTTCGACGAGGGCGACCTCTACTTCAGCATCCGCGCGTACCCGCACGCGCCCGACACGTTCCAGATCCTCGCGGCGTCGGAGAGCTTCGGCGCGGCGGACGCACCTGCCGCGATCGCCGCGATCCCCGGGCTCGGCGCGTCGTATCGCAGCTCGATCTCGTGGCGCGTGGGCCCGTTCGCGACGCGCATCACGCGCGCCGCGTCGGTCGTCGCGCCCACGCTCGACGCGGTCTCGTTCGACGCCGCCGCGTTCCCCGACGCGCCCGAGATCGACGCGAACGTGACGGACGTCGAGCGGCCGACGGTGTCGTGGACGACGAGCGACGATCCCGACGTCGACTCGGTCGCGGCGACGTTCTCGTTCGCCGCGGGCGACACCGGCATCACCTGGCGCGTGCTGATGCCGCCGGATCGCAGGAGCGCGCAGCTCCCCGAGCTGCCCGACGCGCTCGCGATCTTCCGTCCGAACGCGACCGCGACGGGCGTGACGGTCCGCCTCCAGCAGACCGACGACGTCGACGGCTACGTCGCGTCGCTCCTCGCGCGCGACGTCGGCGCGACGCGCTCCACCGCGATCCGCGCCGCGGTCTCGTTCCCCGACCGCGACATGGACGGCAATCCCGACGCGATCGACGCGTGCCGCGACTCGCCCGACGACGAGGAAGGCGACCCGTGCGACCACGACGAGGACGACGACGGCGTGCTCGACGTCGACGACGACTGTCCGTACGACGCGGGCACCACGGGCGCGCTCGGCTGCCCCGATCGAGACGGCGACGACGTGTTCGATGGTCACGACGCGTGTCCCGACGAGCCCGGCACGGTCGAGCTCCACGGCTGCCCCGACGGCGACGACGACGGAGTGCCGGACCGCGCTGACGCGTGCCCCGCCGAGCCCGGACCGATCGACTCCAGCGGCTGCCCCGACACCGACGGCGACGGCCTTCCGGACATGGCCGACGCGTGCCCTGCGGAGCCCGGCCCGCCGCCGCTCGGCGGCTGCCCCGACAGCGACGGCGACGGCATCCGCGACGCCGACGATCCGTGCCCGCACGGCGGCGAGCCGCCGACCTGCGGCGCGTGA
- a CDS encoding MAPEG family protein translates to MSPTLLRPAIALVLWTFVMWTWMYLTRLPAIRRAGMQLDPNAPRGEQMSTLPPSVRWKADNYNHLFEQPTLFYATAISLAVMGVEGVVDAALAWAYVALRVAHSVFQATVNKIEVRFVLFVVSSLVLLALAIRAAVLLW, encoded by the coding sequence ATGAGCCCCACGCTGCTGCGACCCGCGATCGCCCTCGTCCTCTGGACCTTCGTGATGTGGACCTGGATGTACCTGACCCGCCTCCCCGCGATCCGTCGTGCCGGGATGCAGCTCGACCCGAACGCGCCACGCGGCGAGCAGATGTCCACGCTGCCGCCCTCCGTGCGCTGGAAGGCCGACAACTACAATCATCTGTTCGAGCAGCCCACGCTCTTCTACGCGACCGCGATCTCGCTCGCGGTGATGGGCGTCGAGGGCGTCGTCGACGCCGCGCTCGCATGGGCGTACGTCGCGCTGCGCGTCGCGCACAGCGTCTTCCAGGCGACGGTGAACAAGATCGAAGTCCGGTTCGTGCTCTTCGTCGTCTCGTCGCTCGTGCTGCTCGCGCTCGCGATCCGCGCGGCCGTGCTGCTCTGGTGA
- a CDS encoding ABC transporter ATP-binding protein, protein MSAILEMDVARWEREGRVVLDDVRLTIARGEHWVILGPNGAGKSSLLAILTAYAWPTEGVVRVLGETYGRCDTTAMKRRMGVVSATLGAWLRPEDVAEEVAASGLYAMIGPWRAYDDEDRRRGREALARLRAESLAGRPYGRLSQGERQRVLIARALVGAPDLLVLDEPCVSLDPVARERFLDDVERLVGESGPTTLVVTHHVEEIPRFVTHALVLREGRAVASGPIDRALTSETLSAAFGARCTLHRESGRYGLAITR, encoded by the coding sequence ATGTCGGCGATCCTCGAGATGGACGTCGCGCGCTGGGAGCGCGAAGGGCGCGTCGTGCTCGACGACGTCCGGCTCACCATCGCGCGCGGCGAGCACTGGGTGATCCTCGGGCCCAACGGCGCGGGGAAGAGCTCGCTGCTCGCGATCCTGACCGCATACGCGTGGCCCACCGAGGGCGTGGTGCGCGTGCTCGGCGAGACGTACGGGCGCTGCGACACGACCGCGATGAAGCGGCGCATGGGCGTCGTGAGCGCGACGCTCGGGGCGTGGCTGCGTCCCGAGGACGTCGCGGAGGAGGTCGCGGCGTCGGGGCTCTACGCGATGATCGGTCCGTGGCGCGCCTACGACGACGAGGATCGACGTCGCGGCCGCGAGGCGCTCGCGCGACTGCGCGCGGAGTCGCTCGCCGGGCGTCCGTACGGGCGTCTCTCGCAAGGAGAGCGACAGCGCGTGCTCATCGCGCGCGCGCTCGTCGGCGCGCCCGATCTGCTGGTGCTCGACGAGCCGTGCGTCTCGCTGGATCCCGTGGCGCGCGAGCGCTTCCTCGACGACGTCGAGCGGCTCGTCGGCGAGAGCGGACCGACGACGCTCGTGGTCACGCACCACGTCGAGGAGATCCCGCGCTTCGTCACTCACGCGCTCGTGCTGCGAGAAGGACGCGCCGTCGCGAGCGGCCCGATCGATCGTGCGCTCACGAGCGAGACGCTGAGCGCCGCGTTCGGCGCGCGTTGCACGCTCCACCGCGAGTCGGGTCGATACGGCCTCGCGATCACGCGCTGA
- the fusA gene encoding elongation factor G translates to MLRHLPIERLRNVGIVAHVDAGKTTLTERILFYTGRIHTIGEVHHGTTTTDSEPSERARGITIQAAAITCDWRDHRIQLIDTPGHVDFGIEVERSLRVLDGAVVVIDAVAGVQPQTETVWRQADRHDVPRIVFVNKLDRPGASFERALASIEARLGARVAPIALPIGEGEDFVGVVDPIRRRALIWRGEGDGRAFDEVALSGALVDVAERARARLVDLCADVDPGFAEAYVERGDADDATFVRALRRGTATRSFVPVLAGAAYANKGVQPLLDAMIALLPSPADRPPVRGRDGEERPPSEDAALAALCFKVVHDDWGQRAFVRVYSGTMRRGDPVRLAPRGERVRIGRLVRVFAASVEDVEEVRAGGIAAVLGGSIASGETLCDPAAEIVLEAIDAPAPVITVALEPTTRGDRDRMGTALHRLCSEDPSLRLRTDPETGETTLSGMGELHLQIAVERLETTHRVKVRASAPRVAYRETVSRVAEHETKHVKMSGGPGQYAHVRVRLEPGARGTGVVFVDQVRGGEIPAQYVSGVEKGVRLAATSGVLSGSPVVDVVFTLLGGSFHSNDSSELAFQICAERAFREIMPLAGPVLLEPVMELEIDVPEGAVGSVIGDLGARRGRVVALEGEGDARRVRALAPLAELAGYVAALRSLTQGRGTASMRLEGYAAVPESLVAKAIAKA, encoded by the coding sequence ATGCTCCGTCATCTCCCCATCGAACGACTGCGCAACGTCGGAATCGTCGCGCACGTCGACGCCGGAAAGACCACGCTGACCGAGCGGATCCTCTTCTACACGGGGCGGATCCACACGATCGGCGAGGTGCACCACGGCACCACGACCACCGACTCCGAGCCCTCGGAGCGCGCGCGCGGCATCACCATCCAGGCCGCGGCGATCACCTGCGACTGGCGCGATCACCGGATCCAGCTGATCGACACGCCGGGCCACGTCGACTTCGGCATCGAGGTCGAGCGCAGCCTTCGCGTGCTCGACGGCGCGGTCGTGGTGATCGACGCGGTCGCGGGCGTGCAGCCGCAGACCGAGACGGTGTGGCGACAGGCGGACCGGCACGACGTGCCGCGGATCGTCTTCGTCAACAAGCTCGATCGTCCGGGCGCGAGCTTCGAGCGCGCGCTCGCGTCGATCGAAGCGCGCCTCGGTGCTCGTGTGGCGCCGATCGCGCTGCCGATCGGCGAGGGCGAGGACTTCGTCGGCGTCGTCGATCCGATCCGACGTCGCGCGCTGATCTGGCGCGGCGAAGGAGACGGTCGTGCGTTCGACGAGGTCGCGCTCTCGGGCGCGCTCGTCGACGTCGCGGAGCGTGCACGCGCGCGCCTCGTCGATCTCTGCGCCGACGTGGATCCCGGCTTCGCCGAGGCCTACGTCGAGCGCGGTGACGCGGACGATGCGACGTTCGTGCGCGCGCTGCGTCGTGGCACGGCGACGCGCTCGTTCGTGCCGGTGCTCGCGGGCGCGGCGTACGCCAACAAGGGCGTGCAGCCGCTGCTCGATGCCATGATCGCGCTCCTGCCTTCGCCCGCGGATCGGCCTCCGGTGCGCGGTCGTGACGGCGAGGAGCGCCCTCCGTCCGAGGATGCGGCGCTGGCCGCGCTCTGCTTCAAGGTCGTGCACGACGACTGGGGGCAGCGCGCGTTCGTGCGCGTGTACTCGGGGACGATGCGACGCGGTGATCCCGTGCGTCTCGCGCCTCGTGGCGAGCGCGTGCGGATCGGCCGGCTCGTGCGTGTGTTCGCGGCGTCCGTCGAGGACGTCGAGGAGGTGCGCGCGGGCGGCATCGCAGCGGTGCTCGGCGGATCGATCGCGAGCGGTGAGACGCTGTGCGATCCGGCGGCGGAGATCGTCCTCGAGGCGATCGACGCGCCGGCGCCGGTGATCACCGTCGCGCTCGAGCCGACGACGCGCGGCGATCGCGATCGCATGGGGACTGCGCTGCACCGCTTGTGCAGCGAAGATCCCTCGCTGCGCCTGCGCACCGATCCGGAGACCGGCGAGACCACGCTCTCGGGCATGGGCGAGCTGCACCTCCAGATCGCGGTCGAACGGCTCGAGACGACGCACCGCGTGAAGGTGCGCGCCTCGGCGCCGCGCGTGGCCTATCGCGAGACCGTCTCGCGCGTGGCCGAGCACGAGACGAAGCACGTGAAGATGAGCGGCGGTCCGGGTCAGTACGCGCACGTGCGCGTGCGGCTCGAGCCCGGCGCGCGCGGCACGGGCGTCGTGTTCGTCGATCAGGTGCGCGGCGGCGAGATCCCCGCGCAGTACGTGTCGGGCGTCGAGAAGGGCGTCCGTCTCGCGGCGACCTCGGGCGTGCTCTCGGGCAGTCCCGTCGTCGACGTCGTCTTCACGTTGCTCGGCGGGTCGTTCCACTCGAACGACTCGAGCGAGCTCGCGTTCCAGATCTGCGCCGAGCGCGCGTTCCGCGAGATCATGCCGCTCGCGGGGCCCGTGTTGCTCGAGCCGGTGATGGAGCTCGAGATCGACGTGCCGGAAGGCGCGGTGGGCAGCGTGATCGGCGACCTAGGCGCGCGTCGCGGTCGCGTGGTCGCGCTCGAGGGCGAGGGCGATGCGCGTCGCGTGCGCGCGCTCGCGCCGCTCGCGGAGCTCGCCGGGTACGTCGCGGCGCTGCGCTCGCTGACGCAGGGACGCGGAACCGCGTCGATGCGCCTCGAGGGCTACGCGGCGGTGCCGGAGAGCCTGGTCGCGAAGGCGATCGCCAAGGCATGA
- a CDS encoding reverse transcriptase family protein, which yields MSFWKKVVDFFTGGPTSIETSAVGTSGSPLEAAIWSAIKSRMAKGESFTPIDVVDDATSSTPGRTVKTITDGIAFVDAFFARGLFAPHGYTRTLTSTPSGQNWLYHPASSAPLVAMPAIVAQPALKASAPAIDPYDVGSLLTLTPAELRTRALKIVPWRTAWIGRTDVIPPESDERTALIDRGLELRGLLTRAQLVEIHRVGDEWLKHKDAPRLAQSRAAKNAEEAVAQLRAERARTKEEKRAASEARKKARAERIARRKREDIVYLGRGVSALLGDRRAHVEKLNALGLPVMASPADVATALGVTIPALRFLCFHAEAARRAHYVQFDVPKRSGGVRRLSAPMPRLAAAQQWVLEHVLEKLPVERPAHGFVPGRSTVTNAREHVGRDIVINLDLESFFPSITFPRVRGLFVGVGYSPAVATILALLCTESARTRAEYDGAKYDVATGPRALPQGACTSPAISNQIARKLDQRLRGLAVARGWTYTRYADDLTFSAPEGKRSEIARLIARIRHVVEEEGFRIQVKKGRVQRAGGRQTVTGIVVNETHKLGVPREDVRMLRAILHNAKKTGLAAQNRDAKPDFEAWLRGKIAYVQMIDRARGDALLRALDAL from the coding sequence ATGAGCTTCTGGAAGAAGGTCGTCGACTTCTTCACCGGAGGCCCGACGTCGATCGAGACGAGCGCGGTCGGCACGAGCGGATCGCCGCTCGAGGCCGCGATCTGGAGCGCGATCAAGTCGCGCATGGCGAAGGGCGAGAGCTTCACGCCCATCGACGTCGTCGACGACGCAACCAGCAGCACGCCCGGCCGCACGGTGAAGACGATCACCGACGGTATCGCGTTCGTCGACGCGTTCTTCGCGCGCGGCCTCTTCGCCCCGCACGGCTACACGCGCACGCTGACGAGCACACCCAGCGGACAGAACTGGCTCTATCACCCGGCCTCGAGCGCGCCGCTCGTCGCGATGCCCGCGATCGTCGCGCAGCCCGCGCTGAAAGCGAGCGCGCCGGCGATCGATCCGTACGACGTCGGCTCGCTGCTCACGCTCACGCCCGCCGAGCTGCGCACGCGCGCGCTGAAGATCGTGCCGTGGCGCACCGCGTGGATCGGCCGCACCGACGTGATCCCGCCCGAGAGCGACGAGCGCACCGCGCTGATCGATCGCGGGCTCGAGCTGCGCGGTCTGCTCACGCGCGCGCAGCTCGTCGAGATCCATCGCGTCGGCGACGAGTGGCTGAAGCACAAGGACGCGCCTCGCCTCGCGCAGTCGCGCGCCGCGAAGAACGCGGAAGAAGCGGTCGCGCAGCTCCGCGCCGAGCGCGCGCGCACCAAAGAAGAGAAGCGCGCCGCGAGCGAAGCGCGGAAGAAGGCGCGCGCCGAGCGCATCGCGCGCCGCAAGCGCGAGGACATCGTCTATCTGGGCCGCGGAGTGTCGGCGCTGCTCGGCGATCGACGCGCCCACGTCGAGAAGCTGAATGCGCTCGGGCTGCCGGTGATGGCGAGCCCCGCCGACGTCGCGACGGCGCTCGGCGTCACGATCCCCGCGCTGCGCTTCTTGTGCTTCCACGCCGAAGCGGCGCGCCGCGCGCATTACGTGCAGTTCGACGTGCCGAAGCGCTCCGGCGGTGTTCGTCGACTGAGCGCGCCGATGCCGCGCCTCGCCGCCGCGCAGCAGTGGGTGCTCGAGCACGTGCTCGAGAAGCTCCCGGTCGAGCGCCCCGCGCACGGCTTCGTGCCGGGCCGATCGACGGTCACGAACGCGCGCGAGCACGTCGGGCGCGACATCGTGATCAATCTCGACCTCGAGAGCTTCTTCCCGTCGATCACGTTCCCGCGCGTGCGCGGTCTGTTCGTCGGCGTCGGGTACTCGCCCGCGGTCGCGACGATCCTCGCGCTGCTCTGCACCGAGAGCGCGCGGACGCGCGCCGAGTACGACGGCGCGAAGTACGACGTCGCGACCGGACCGCGCGCGCTGCCGCAGGGCGCGTGCACGAGCCCCGCGATCTCGAACCAGATCGCGCGCAAGCTCGATCAGCGACTGCGCGGCCTCGCGGTGGCGCGAGGCTGGACGTACACGCGCTACGCGGACGACCTCACGTTCAGCGCGCCCGAAGGCAAGCGCAGCGAGATCGCGCGCCTGATCGCGCGGATCCGCCACGTGGTCGAGGAAGAGGGCTTCCGCATCCAGGTCAAGAAGGGTCGCGTCCAGCGCGCGGGCGGGCGCCAGACCGTGACCGGCATCGTCGTGAACGAGACGCACAAGCTCGGCGTGCCGCGCGAGGACGTGCGGATGCTGCGCGCGATCCTCCACAACGCGAAGAAGACCGGCCTCGCCGCGCAGAACCGCGACGCGAAGCCCGACTTCGAGGCGTGGCTGCGCGGGAAGATCGCGTACGTGCAGATGATCGACCGCGCGCGCGGCGACGCGCTCCTGCGCGCTCTCGACGCGCTCTGA